The genomic segment atgtagtattagaaacaatgatttcggttttatagttttgtgtgtacatgtacccgtttacatctgtacacgggtatatgtacatacccgtttcttttgaaatgtatattttattatattttttcactgtttgtagtcgtgctgtatatgcgctcattttaaaaataaaccctaattttccatttaaatacggtgtttctgtgatgcaaatgttgatatgatgttcatgaataaaacttttcagttgtatccgatagtatgtctttaattTTTCATAACTAAgcggtttaaaaatgtatgggtcacaaTGACCCACGTTGCGGTTCTAGTGTTCGTTCTAGTTTGAAAATCTGGCGGTTCCAGTGTTAACTGCTCAAGCTGCTGAATATCCACTCCACCTGTTTGCAGTTTGCCTGTCCGTGGACACAGCTGTATGCTAATCCCTGGTTCTTGTTCCATCGCTCTTTCCACGTTAGATCCTGGAGGCGACTCCGGTGGACATGCACACCAACCTGCTGCTGCTCGTGGGGGACTACTCCTCGTCGGGCCAGCTGAACCACCTCACGCAGGTCATGGGGCTCCACCCACAGTATCTGGAATCCTTCCTTCGCTGCCAGTTCTACTTGCTGAGGATAGACGGGCCTCTGCCCCAGCACTACCGACACTACATAGCTATCATGGTGAGTGCAACATTACATTGTCCATTTGCTTACTGGCCCTCCAGCAGGTATTGGGGCAGATAAAGAAATGCTAGGTTCATTTGGTCTTTTCAAAAATGTCAACCACCTATTTGTAGGGGTAATCCCTGGATAATCAAGAACGGTTACCCAGTGCTGTAGAATGCTCTATAAAgtattgtaaattaaatgttGAATGACTGTGCGATGCTCTATGACGGTATCAACATAAACCCCTAATTGAAATTAGCAGAActgaaaatgtattgtaaattcaGGGCCAGAGATCTTACTTTTGTTTCTACCAACCTGTATGCACTGTTCTGTAAATGTGGAATGGCTTTGTGTACCGTTGGTGGCTTAATgagttgttgtgttttgtttgttttttcaatcccAGGCTGCAGCCAGGCACCAGTGTTCGTTCCTGGTGAACATGCATGTGCACGAGTTTCTACAGATCGGCATGTGTCTGGAGTGGCTCAACGGGCTGGATTTCGCTCCACAGAGGCTAAGAAACTTGAATGAGATCAACAAAATCCTTGCACACAGACCCTGGTTAATAACTAAAGAGCACATACAGGTACAGAGGAATGCTTTGAGAGGAAGCAGATAATAATTGTGGCATAAACAACCTATTGTGAAATAGATACACTTCAGAAACTGCTGCAGTCCAGTGGTGTTGATAAAGTACAGGTTTTCACATGTTAGTCTGTGTTTCAATCATCGGCTACTATTTAGGAAAGTAATTTACTTCAAGAAAGACAAACACACCTGTCATGTTGCTATTAGGGACCACTTAGTTGGTCAGTGGATTCCTTATTTTTAAAAGTGGTTTCATGCtagctttgtattttatttttaaatttaaatatacaaGGGGGAAAATATATTTGTTCTGCACCCAGCAGTAAATATAGGCATAAACATATACTTtaggtttgttttctctgtttctttaaaatataaaaatacgaGAAAACATGGAAGCAATTTGTTATACCAAATCAGTTTTTGACCTTGCTTGAATGGCATTGACCTTTCAACTACTACTTTTGCTGCTTCTAAATTATCAACAGGCATTTTGAACTTAAAGATATGATAGGACAGTTCCTAAGAAGTAGTGCATGTTAAATCCGACCTTCAGGGATGCTTATAATTGTCGTGATTCACCCACCTTTTAGAAGCTGGTGAAGACTGGTGAGAACAGCTGGTCTCTGGCAGAGCTGGTCCACGCCGTGGTCTTGCTGGCACACTTCCACGCCTTGGCAAGCTTTGTCTTTGGCAGTGGTATCAACCCTGAGGTCGACGCAGACGCCTCCAACCGCTTCCAGGACGTGGCTCTGAACAACTTCTGTGTCTGTGACCTGGCCAATGACAACAACCTGGAGGAATTTCTCCTCCCTGGGGTGAGGGGTGGGAATCGGTCTCATTGCTTAACCAACGTACTTCTTTCCACACGATTTCCACGACTGTTTATTTATCTGAAGGGATTTAGTTTTAGGTAGATCCACTGTGAGCAACATCTTGTTAGTGTTAGTTGGGGAATTTAGTACGTATTGGGCAGATGTTTATTGTGTTGTGAATTTAGCCAGGAATCCAACCCCTGCTTGTTTTCGGAAGTAGGTCGTGGGATTTTTTTAAGTTTCACTGAGCAGGCTGGACCTTGTTTTAACGCCCAATCTGAAGATCAGCACAGTACAAAACTGATTGGCCATTGGTTGACTTCAGGTCTGGAGGGCCTGACCTGAAACACCAGCTTTCTGTCACCTgcaattgtgttttaatgttgagGATTTTTCTTCTTGAAACCCAAAGGCCAGTGCTAATTGACCCTGCAAACCTTGTAGCACAAGATGCTACAGTTGGACATGTTGTGATTCACTAGTTTTCATTCAGGATGCTTTACCTGACTTTACCTAGGGAATCCTTTCTTTTTGTTAACTGTTTTTATAATATCTAAATTTGTATTggtgtgtttttattcttttgtaataatatggtcttatccttttttttttgcagtagacCAAACACAAATGCAGATTTAAAGTTGCATGGAACAATAAATGTAATGGATTACAATTTGAAAGACCAAATAGTTAGATATGGTttaaatgagatgtttctcagatgattctcttataaaagtttagcacagtaattttgcataaTAATTTTTTGCATGGTTATACTatccaaatgtttttgtttgttttttgcttccctgtgctttgcattatttcactatgcttaattacactttgatCCAGTATGTTTTTACTAGGTAAGGGCTGACCTGCTGAGCAAGCATATGAGGTATTTCTCCAAGGAGCTCCCTCACTCATGAGGTTAAATTGTGttctgttgtgtgtttcagatggtGGACTCTGTGAGTGAGCTGGAGGCGTTGATGGGGAGGATGAAGAGGCttcaggaggaggaagaggaggcctCGCAGGAGGAGATGGCCACACGATtcgagaaggagaaggaggagagccTCCTTGTCGCCTCTGGAGGTACCGTTACATGCAAGACATTCGCATAATCTTTTACTAATGTTTAGGCCTGCATTTGGGCTACAACCTCTGTGGCCTGCATGAATCCTCTATTTTTTGAATATAATGACAACTTAGTCTTACAATTATGCCTTAAAATCAACCACAATCTCGCAGCCATCTgcagtactgtattaaaaaaaaaaaagcaaacataattttattttgtCAGGTTGGACTTTATGTCAAAAAATCTGTAACAGGTGTACTACAAACATATGATGTgtgatttaaatatttataatcaTTTTCAATTGCATGCATTTTTCAGCACCAGCATGGGCACCCTTTTAAATCATCTGGTTCAGACTAATTCTTTCCCTACCACTCAGATGCAGCAGTAGTTTGCATGTTCGTAGCTATAGAAACCTTCTGTTTGTTGACAGGCTTCAAGAAACCTTGTGTCATCATGTTTGCATACAGATATTACAGCTGTTAGATTCAATGAAGCAACACTCATTTTTTGTGGGAGCTTCATTTGATTTGTATTTCTCACATCATGACAATTTCAACAATACTATAATGGTACTCCCAGATATGGTGCCATATGGTGAGAATCTTTATCTTGTGCTTTTCATACACCAAGGCTTCACAAAGCGCATTGCAAAGTGTAGTGAATGGAAATATCAGAACGTGGCATCACAGGCTgagcaaacattaaaaaaaacaaccatgaaaGTGTGTGTGGGTCTCAGTTATTAAGTATatcataggcagttttattttttgatcTGATTTTTcagaacgtgtttttgtttttttgctgactGATAGACCTCGTGCTGTATAACACTACCACTGTTATAACAGAAAGAGAATGTACAAATATAAATGAGAACTCAGATCTCAGGATCGGAGGTACGCCTCAAGTACAGCCTTGCTGCTGTGTAATCAAAGCAATTTGCACATCAATCTCCCAAGAGATTGTGCTGTTTGAAGTAGTCTTAGGATAAAGTACATCATCTACTACACAATGGATAAGGAAATATCCTTTACTGCTTGGCAATCAATTAAACCTAAATGGGAGATGTCTTTATACAGTAAAACATTCATTTTAGGAAAGGACCTGAAAGTAAACGCTGGCGGTTTTAAAATAAGCTGAAAACAAATTCAAACACTGCAGTTACTAAGCATCCCTTCAGAGCTACAGCAATGTATTGCTAAACCAGCCAGGTCTTTATCAGTACCCTGTCACTCTCCTTAGATCAGAAAGGCAGATGGGTGTGATTGTGTAACAGGCTTCAGTGGAAGTAATTTACTGCAGAGCTGGCTTATTCTGACCTTAGTTTCACTTATTGTTCAAATTCCAGGTGAATTAACAGTATGGCCACATGATATCAtaaagcgctttttttttttttttttttttttttcagatctaacacacacacacgtacagtatatactgtatgtatgtgtgtgtatatatgtatgtatataatcagtcacagacaaaagtatttgggcagttaaaatgTGTAATTCTTCTATTGAAAGATAGAAATTAagcagagattcagctttataataaaacaacaaattattacataacatgcataaaatgaaaaataacatgcaaaaacaaatttcaTACTTTTGAccaaagtatttgggcacccttacagtagtattttgtgtgccTACACTTACTTTACAGCttacagtcttttttttaaaagattttgaaaccagttcctggcatctttccggagatattcTTGTCCATTCTTCAACATATACAGCTTTAAGCTCTGCAATAGACtttagtttcctttttgcaacagcagccttcaagtaaatccacaacatctcaatgagaagtctggggactgaggtggccaatccataactgtaatcttcctttttttcaagaaattcctttgtagactttgcagaatgcttatggtcattatcctgctggaatataaacttccgtccaataagccttctaacacggggtaacaaatgagagtgcaaaatgtattgatattttgcagcattcattgatccttctacaatacaaaggtcgccagtgcctgaagaagaaaaacaagccaatcgcatcacacaacctccaccatgttaaacactgggcatgatgaacttttcttttaattcttctctttcttcctccaaacatattgttgctttcttggtgaaaaaaatatattttggaccATAAACTTTGGTCACTTTCTTTTGTGTAATTTCCTTttacaaaggtttgcatcttggttttcatccatggacattcatcttgttaaggtaacgttgaattgttcgctcgtgaatttcttcaccatcttctctcaattcttgtgtcaaatcttttgcagtaatccgaggattttgccgggctgctcgaacaattcttccagattttgcagaaatctttcttggtcttccacacctggagctagttgcagtagttcctgttctcctgtatTTGTCAAttatagcccacacagtgcttttcggtaaaccgagtctttctgctgtttttctggtagtttctcctttttttgtttagttgcatcactgccattttgagatttgttgctgtactctttagttttaaccatttttgtttcttttttgaatcacaaatttccaatttatttttcagcacttgattattttgtatttatttattctataattatcaggtGTTGATTTTCAATCATAATAATTGTCAgtaattagcaacgaatgggtttcatatgaaatgtgttgattgcccaaatacttgtcAAAGTTtgaaatttgtttttgcatgttgttttttattttatgcatattatgtaataatttgtcgttttattataaagctaaatctctattttaaatgatatctttcaatagaacacttagaaatcactttctttgtgtgtttctctccttttttctgcgactgtgtgggtgtgcgtgtgtgtgtgtgtgtgtataattatatatatatatatatatatatatatatatatatatataaaatttatatatatgtgtgtgtgtgttaatcaaAATAAATGCTATCTGCTTTTGTATTACAACCTGTGACTGATATGCACTAGTAATATACTTATTTTTAATTAAGAGCAACTGGACCTCCCTTGGGATCACAAGTTAAGCTGGTCATTTCTAGCTCACCTTCTAaaatcgcccccccccccccccccacaataaATATTGTGTGACTCTTTCCGGTTACCTGAAATGTGAAATGACACTTGCAGGCCTGGAACTTCACTAGTATGGAACCTGTCAGGAGGTGAAAGCCTAAGGAACTGGCTGAATTGGTCCTCTATTCTTCTCACCATTCTTGTATTGAACCCCTTGACCCTACAGCTTTTGAAGATGAAATAGTTCCAGTCTCCAACGTCTCCCGCTTTGTCAGTGATCCCACTTTCGGGTACCAGGACTTTGCCAGACGAGGAGAAGACAACCTGCCGACATTCAGAGCTCAGGTaaattttaaacatgtattttatttacttatttcacATTAACAGTATATGGTAATTATTATATCTGGAAAGTCTCAGTGACCAACCTCCACATGAATGCTGCGCTTGGACTATGATTTACCGCACTATGATAAACTGATGTCCCCCAAACTGGTTTCTGTTCCAGATCCCTTGTTCCTCTGGTCCTCACTCCGCTGCCCTTTGCTCACCTGTCTCTACGTTCTGGTTTGTACAGGACTTCTCGTGGGATGACCATGGCTTCTCTCTGGTGAACCGGCTGTACTCTGACATCGGCCACATGCTTGATGAAAAGTTCCGCACTGTCTCCAACCTAACCTACTACAACATGGCCACCCACGAGGACATTGACACCACCATGCTCCGGAGGGCGCTGTTTAACTATGTGCACTGCATGTTCGGAATTAAGTAAGTTCCTAGTTGTTTAAACAATAGTATCCTACACACAGTGGGTCTCTAAATAATTTACTGCAGCGACCATTAAGTAACAGGGAAAAAACAAAAGGGTGGATTTTAAAGGGAAAAcctttatatgtatttttattgtattcagtGATGGTAATTTAAAAAGGGCACATAAAtattacagtagtctccggctaagagaacaccccttgggaagcaagctaagtgttctcttagcccaAGTGTTCTTTTAAGACacagttgaccaccagacacaatatgagtcaatacataaatatttattacttgtcatgacgcacgtgcattaACATATGAAATGActagaataagtaagagaaaagcaataggcaagtgtatgttaataaactataataataaagtaacagacaaactaatgttaataaactaactgtcaaactaaatgaacacagaacccctacacatgttaaaaaatgcagcagcagctctagattcattatgaatacctgtacaggagcaatatgcataaaacattaaatacagtgaaatacagggcatagtacattaaatacaaacagtaaaaaaaaaacaatgcaaatacattaaatacaggcattaTACATTAACTTCAAGACTAGGACGTGAATTCAAATttttgtggatgcgtgtgtcatgcaGAATCATACACATAagatgaaaaacctgaaatagtaattta from the Acipenser ruthenus chromosome 9, fAciRut3.2 maternal haplotype, whole genome shotgun sequence genome contains:
- the LOC131738046 gene encoding sestrin-3-like isoform X1; this encodes MNVNPESIGSSNSYQICNNCQKVLRKKEKGMRIPRPLTSGPSAFIPEKEILEATPVDMHTNLLLLVGDYSSSGQLNHLTQVMGLHPQYLESFLRCQFYLLRIDGPLPQHYRHYIAIMAAARHQCSFLVNMHVHEFLQIGMCLEWLNGLDFAPQRLRNLNEINKILAHRPWLITKEHIQKLVKTGENSWSLAELVHAVVLLAHFHALASFVFGSGINPEVDADASNRFQDVALNNFCVCDLANDNNLEEFLLPGMVDSVSELEALMGRMKRLQEEEEEASQEEMATRFEKEKEESLLVASGAFEDEIVPVSNVSRFVSDPTFGYQDFARRGEDNLPTFRAQIPCSSGPHSAALCSPVSTFWFVQDFSWDDHGFSLVNRLYSDIGHMLDEKFRTVSNLTYYNMATHEDIDTTMLRRALFNYVHCMFGIKYDDYDYGEVNQLLERSLKVYIKTVTCYPERTTRRMYDSYWRQFRHSEKVHVNLLLMEARMQAELLYALRAITHYMT
- the LOC131738046 gene encoding sestrin-3-like isoform X2, giving the protein MNVNPESIGSSNSYQICNNCQKVLRKKEKGMRIPRPLTSGPSAFIPEKEILEATPVDMHTNLLLLVGDYSSSGQLNHLTQVMGLHPQYLESFLRCQFYLLRIDGPLPQHYRHYIAIMAAARHQCSFLVNMHVHEFLQIGMCLEWLNGLDFAPQRLRNLNEINKILAHRPWLITKEHIQKLVKTGENSWSLAELVHAVVLLAHFHALASFVFGSGINPEVDADASNRFQDVALNNFCVCDLANDNNLEEFLLPGMVDSVSELEALMGRMKRLQEEEEEASQEEMATRFEKEKEESLLVASGAFEDEIVPVSNVSRFVSDPTFGYQDFARRGEDNLPTFRAQDFSWDDHGFSLVNRLYSDIGHMLDEKFRTVSNLTYYNMATHEDIDTTMLRRALFNYVHCMFGIKYDDYDYGEVNQLLERSLKVYIKTVTCYPERTTRRMYDSYWRQFRHSEKVHVNLLLMEARMQAELLYALRAITHYMT